In Mauremys reevesii isolate NIE-2019 linkage group 14, ASM1616193v1, whole genome shotgun sequence, a single window of DNA contains:
- the LOC120381603 gene encoding zinc finger protein 383-like: MALAAQRIHTGDRPYECTECGKTFNHSSYLISHQTIHRGERPYECLECGKRFTSSSNLSKHQRIHTGERPYECRECRKTFNRISHLIRHQTIHRGERPYECRECRKCFTSSSALSVHQRIHTGERPFECPECGKRFTSSSNLSQHQRIHTGERPFECRECGKSFTSSSNLSQHQRIHTGERPFECRECGRSFTQRSVLSRHQRIHTGDRPYECTECGKTF; encoded by the coding sequence agaatccacacaggggacaggccctatgaatgcactgagtgtgggaaaaccttcaatcacagttcgtaccttattagtcatcaaacaatccacagaggagagaggccctatgaatgccttgagtgtgggaaacgcttcactagcagctcaaacctttctaaacatcagagaatccacacaggggaaaggccctatgaatgccgtgagtgtaggaaaaccttcaatcgcatttcacaccttattaggcatcaaacaatccacagaggagagaggccctatgaatgccgtgagtgtcggaaatgcttcactagcagctcggccctttctgttcatcagagaatccacacaggggagaggccctttgaatgccctgagtgtgggaaacgcttcactagcagctcaaacctttctcaacatcagagaatccacacaggggagaggccctttgaatgcagggagtgtgggaaaagcttcactagcagctcaaacctttctcaacatcagagaatccacacaggggagaggccctttgaatgccgtgagtgtgggagaagcttcactcaaagatcagtcctttctagacatcagagaatccacacaggggacaggccctatgaatgcactgaatgtgggaaaaccttc